One segment of Rosa chinensis cultivar Old Blush chromosome 6, RchiOBHm-V2, whole genome shotgun sequence DNA contains the following:
- the LOC112174815 gene encoding glutamate receptor 2.8 encodes MIYKKYPSNLKKIALTIFFLFLSSPVSLAKPQNKTIIPVKVGVILGDLEHSVTEEIWLSCIKLAISDFYASHVHYKTRLVLNIRESKNNIVAAAAKALDLIKNEKVKAIIGPVTSMETSFVISLGEEARVPIISFSATSPSLTSLSSPYFFQFAQNDSSQVKAISAIVKHFGWRHVVPIYVDTSSGEAVIPYLIDALEEVNARVPYRSVISPTATDDQIEKELYKLKTMQTRVFVLHMTPELCSRLVHKANEIGMMTEGYVWITTNGLTNSLKTIDFEFLDLIDGVLGVETYIPKQLQQFMSRLHRQIQKYTTVRLNLDVFGLWAYDATFALAMAIEQVYGNTTSVVPQDLNVASNKLTDLESVAVSRDGPQLRQALLTTRFQGIAGDFSLIDGQLQSSTFQIVNINGGASRKIGFWTPQHGLVNKTFLSSNIGPIIWPGDSLSVPKGWEIPTNGIKLKIGVPVKDGFIELVKVTTDPSTNTTDVTGFSIDVFKAAVEMLPYALPYDFVPFTNPDGTNTGLTYNDLCDQNFDAVVGMPYTEAGVVMVAPVKDIKRQSAWTFLKPWRWDLWLTIACFFLFIGFVVWVLEHRINKHFRGPPAYQVGTSIWYSFSTMVFAQPARVYSNLARFVMTVWIFVVLVLTINYTASLTSLYTVEKFQPTVTTLNDLLRNGDNVGYVRNYVRGILNQVGFDNSKLKAFDTMEEIDEALSKGSANGGIAAVVDESPNMKIFIAKYCKKYTMLGPFFKTDGFAFVFPKHSPLVRDVSQALLNVTEGELIMNIENKWFKKESHCQDLNTNVSSKSLGTDSFWVLFVFVGLVSTLALIIFVASFIYRHRHVLVHSDTDSKPSTSEKVRAMFKIFNEKDLNYHTFKTKQPQETAEASSNNNSCPRSPVLHHNPNHRDSYSVFDIEQPQYESPEEALATTDDVVTVQEMHRTTP; translated from the exons ATGATCTACAAAAAGTATCCTTCCAATCTTAAGAAGATTGCTCTTActatctttttcttgtttctttcttcACCAGTTTCCTTGGCCAAGCCACAGAACAAAACCATTATCCCGGTGAAAGTGGGGGTTATTCTTGGTGACCTTGAACATTCAGTGACCGAGGAGATATGGTTGAGTTGCATAAAATTGGCCATCTCAGACTTCTATGCTTCTCATGTTCATTACAAAACAAGGCTGGTCTTGAACATCAGGGAATCCAAAAATAATATTGTTGCTGCAGCTGCCAAAG CCCTAGATCTGATAAAGAATGAAAAAGTGAAAGCTATAATTGGGCCAGTGACATCGATGGAGACTAGCTTTGTTATTAGTCTCGGAGAGGAAGCTCGAGTGCCAATCATTTCATTTTCTGCAACAAGCCCTTCTCTTACTTCTCTCAGTAGCCCTTACTTTTTCCAGTTTGCACAGAATGACTCATCCCAAGTAAAAGCCATAAGCGCCATTGTAAAACATTTTGGGTGGAGACATGTTGTGCCTATCTACGTAGACACTTCATCCGGGGAGGCAGTCATACCATACTTAATTGATGCCCTGGAAGAGGTTAATGCTCGTGTACCTTATCGCAGTGTTATTTCCCCAACTGCAACCGATGATCAGATCGAAAAAGAGCTTTACAAGTTGAAGACAATGCAAACTAGGGTCTTTGTTCTGCACATGACGCCTGAACTATGTTCTAGGCTAGTTCACAAGGCAAATGAGATTGGAATGATGACTGAGGGCTATGTTTGGATCACAACCAATGGGTTAACGAATAGTTTAAAGACTATCGATTTTGAGTTCCTTGATTTGATTGACGGAGTATTAGGTGTAGAAACTTATATCCCAAAACAACTTCAACAGTTCATGTCACGATTGCATCGGCAGATTCAAAAATACACTACAGTCCGTTTAAACTTGGATGTTTTCGGACTTTGGGCGTATGATGCTACTTTTGCACTAGCCATGGCTATTGAACAAGTATATGGGAATACAACTAGTGTTGTCCCCCAAGACTTAAATGTTGCTTCCAATAAACTGACTGATCTTGAAAGTGTTGCGGTTTCTCGAGATGGTCCACAACTTCGCCAAGCTCTGTTAACTACTAGATTTCAAGGCATTGCTGGAGATTTCAGCCTTATTGATGGGCAACTTCAATCATCAACTTTTCAGATTGTGAATATAAACGGTGGTGCATCAAGGAAAATAGGATTTTGGACACCGCAACATGGACTGGTGAACAAGACATTCCTCAGTTCCAATATTGGACCTATTATATGGCCGGGAGATTCTCTCTCTGTTCCAAAAGGATGGGAGATCCCAACGAATGGGATTAAACTGAAAATAGGAGTTCCTGTGAAGGATGGTTTTATTGAGCTTGTTAAGGTAACAACAGATCCAAGCACTAACACTACAGATGTCACGGGCTTCAGTATTGATGTCTTCAAGGCAGCAGTAGAAATGTTACCATATGCTCTTCCTTATGACTTTGTTCCCTTCACCAATCCTGATGGCACCAACACCGGGCTCACTTACAATGATTTGTGCGATCAA aatttcGATGCCGTGGTTGGAATGCCATACACAGAAGCTGGTGTGGTCATGGTTGCGCCTGTAAAAGATATCAAGAGACAAAGTGCATGGACTTTCTTGAAGCCTTGGAGATGGGACCTTTGGCTAACAATTGCttgtttctttctcttcatTGGCTTTGTGGTTTGGGTTCTTGAACATCGAATTAATAAACATTTTCGAGGTCCTCCAGCATATCAAGTTGGCACAAGTATTTGGTACTCCTTCTCCACCATGGTTTTTGCACAGC CGGCAAGAGTTTATAGCAACTTGGCTAGATTCGTGATGACTGTATGGATATTTGTTGTGTTAGTACTGACAATAAATTACACAGCCAGTCTAACATCACTTTATACAGTCGAAAAATTTCAGCCCACTGTTACCACTCTAAATGATCTATTACGAAATGGGGATAATGTTGGCTATGTAAGAAATTATGTTCGTGGTATCTTGAATCAAGTAGGGTTTGACAATTCCAAGCTTAAGGCTTTTGATACTATGGAAGAAATTGATGAAGCTCTTTCTAAAGGGAGTGCAAATGGTGGTATTGCCGCTGTTGTTGATGAAAGCCCCAACATGAAGATTTTTATTGCAAAGTATTGCAAGAAATATACCATGCTGGGACCCTTCTTCAAAACTGATGGCTTTGCTTTT GTGTTTCCTAAACATTCCCCCCTTGTACGCGATGTTTCACAAGCACTCCTAAATGTTACAGAAGGAGAATTGATAATGAACATTGAAAACAAATGGTTTAAGAAGGAAAGCCATTGTCAAGATCTGAATACCAATGTTTCTAGCAAAAGTCTTGGCACTGACAGTTTTTGGGTCCTCTTCGTCTTTGTCGGGTTGGTTTCAACACTAGCTCTCATCATATTTGTAGCTTCCTTCATTTATAGGCATAGGCATGTATTGGTGCACTCGGATACTGATTCAAAACCCTCGACATCGGAAAAGGTTCGAGCGATGTTCAAAATTTTCAACGAGAAAGACCTTAACTATCACACTTTTAAAACCAAGCAGCCACAAGAGACGGCTGAGGCCTCATCGAACAATAATAGCTGCCCAAGAAGTCCAGTTCTCCACCACAATCCAAACCATAGGGATTCATATTCTGTTTTCGATATAGAGCAACCGCAATATGAGTCTCCAGAAGAAGCTCTTGCTACTACTGATGATGTTGTCACAGTTCAAGAAATGCACAGAACCACTCCGTGA